The Synechococcus sp. PCC 7335 nucleotide sequence ACCCGTGGGCCTTTAGCCCGGTACTCAGGAAGTCTACGATGTGAGGATTGTCCTCGGCGATTAGGATGCGATTCATGCCTATCTATCTCTGATACTTTTGCGAGCGGCTCCAAGGGCACAATTAGCGTAAAAGTAGAGCCTTGGCCAAGTTTACTGGTCAGTTCAATTCGGCCACCGTGGGCTTGAACAATAGCACTGACAATAGAAAGCCCCAGTCCTGCGCCTTCAAACTGACGATTGTTGTTCGTAGCGCGGGCGAATCGCTTAAATATCCGGCTTTGGTCTGCTGTCGCAACGCCTTCGCCGGTATCGCTTACCCAAAACTGTAGATATCCGTCTGTAGCCAGGGAACCCAGCGCAATTGTATCTCCAGGTTGGGTATGGCGAACTGCATTTTGCACCAAATTCATCACTGCTTGAGAAAATCTCTGTTTGTCGATAGTAGCTGGGTAGAGACCCTTCGTCTCTAACTGCCAGTTGCGTTCATCAGAGAGGGTGCGGGCCTTGAGATAAAGCTCTTCGGTGAGCCAGTCGAGATCCTCAGGTTTGAGAATCAGAAAGTCAGGTCGCTCGGCTTTGGTCAACAGCGTTAGGTCATTGACTAAACGGTCCATTTGCGCCAGTTCGCTGGTAACGAGAGCGATGGTTTCCGGCTGCTTTTCAGGACGATAAGGCAGCATTTCAAGCTGGCCCTGAATCACAGTGATGGGTGTCCTTAGCTCATGGCTGATATCTTTGAGGAACTCTTGCTGAACATTAAAAGCAAGCTGGAGCCGGTCCAACATGGCGTTGAAAGTAGTGGCGACAGCTGTGATCTCGTCATTACCCTGAACAGGAATCCGCTGCGTCATATCAGACTCGGTAATTCGACGAGCCGTTTGAGTCATCAGCTGTAGGGGCCTGAAAATGCGTCCAGCAGTTGTCCAAGCAACAACAAAGAATCCACCTAACACGGCGACTGAAACCATTAGCACCAACCTCATTGCTTCAGTGCCCGACTGATAAGCCACTGTAGAATCGCGCACTGCAACAAACACGCCGCGATCTCCATTCTCACCAACTATCAGTTCTGCAACATAGAAAAGTCGCTGGTCAGGGCTGATTACTTGCTGGCGCTGCGGCACAGTAAGACTAGACCACCGATTGAGTAGATTAGGTTGGCGCTGTAGCCAATCAAGATTAGGTTGGCCAGCCCTGTAAAGCTGACCGTTGACGAACGTAAACACGAACTCATTCTCAATGGGAACGTAATCAGCCAGAGCTTGGTCAAAAAGGTCGGTTACCTCAGCATCTAACCGTTCTCTCGTGCCTAGTGGCGTTGCCGAACGCCGTAAACGTTCAACTTCCCTCATCAAAGAAGCCTCAGCTTTTTCGTCTAGGCGATTGCAGTAAATTTGGCGAGTGACCCAAATAGCGGATATCGTTGTGCAGGTGGCGAGTAGACAGTACCAAGTCAATAGCCGAACACGAATGTTCCGAAAGGGCATGAACCCGGCTGCTAATCTTTTCATCGCATCGACTCCTCCGAATGTTGAAGGGATTTAGACTTAGCAGCCGAGCGCTCTAGGCTAACTGGCCCAGGGCCGTGGGCCGCAATCATCAGCAACCCGCCTATGATAGCTAGATTCTTCAAAAACGAAATCATCTCCGCAGGATCGGCAACCGGGTTATGAAACACTAGGGTGGCAGGAACCAAGAATAGCAATAGCAAAATTACACCGATTTGCACTTTATATCCCAAAATTAAAGAGACCCCACCGGCTATTTCAAATATCACTACGCAGAGCGCTACCAAAGCAGATAGCGGAATGCCAACGTCAGCAATTTGCTGCTGAGTATCTGCGAACTCGATCGCATTAGCAATGCCAGTTTGAATAAAGATGACGGCAATGAAGATTCTGGCTATGAGCGGCGTGTACTTTTGAATAAACATAATACTTCTCTCCTATGTAGGTTGCGAATTTACAACAGTATTTGATCAGCGAGTTGTCGTTAGCTGAGAATGGTAGACTTAGCTAAGGTCAGCAGCTTATTTGTAGATAGCGTGCGGTCTTGAAAGACAAGCGGTGAGCTAGGAAGAATTAGGCGAATTGCGCGGTCACCCATCCCATAGCCATGCAGCCAGCTCAGTAGCACTAACAAGCGACTGCGAAAACCTGGCAGATAAACGAGATGAACGCTGAGCCACATCAGCCACGGTAAAAAGCCTGTTAGCAGAAAGGGACCAATTTTACCGACACCCGAGTAGCTACCAATGATGGCCAAACGACCCTTGTTGAAGTAGCTGAAAGGCTTAGGGACTTTTCCCTTTATTTGTCTGTTGATGTTTCGGGCGATCATCACTCCTTGCTGTAACGCTTCTGGAGCCACTCCTGCGAGCGCCTTCTCTTGCTGTTGCACATGAGCCAGATCGCCAATCGCGTAAACATTGTCATAGCTGATTAACTGAAGTGTCGGTCGCACTCTGACCTTTTGTTTGCGAGCAACTGCTGGCTTCGCGGTAACTGGGGGCATTTCAGCTTCAAGCCCAGCAGCCCATACGACAGTTGCCGTAGGCAAGCGGGATCCATCTTGAAACTCTATAGCCTGAGAGGTGACACGACTCACTCTTTTCTCAAACAACACCGTTACACCCAATCGGCTAAGCGTACGCACCGTATAGCGGCCCAAGCGATCCGGCAGGTTTCCGAGCAGGTTGTCACCAGATTGCACCAGAACAATTCGTAGTTCGTTGAGAGAAAGTGTTGGATAGTCTTTTATCATCGCCTTTTTCAATTCGACGAGCGTACCTGCCATCTCAACACCAGTCGGTCCGCCACCAACGATGACAAACGTTAAGAGCTGTTTTCGCAGCAACAGGTCTGGCTCTTGAGAGGCTTGTTCTAATCGGCGAAGAATGTGGTTACGGAGGGCAATCGCCTGATCCAACGTTCTGAGAGCGAACGCATTCTCAACAGCGCCTCGGACGCCTAGATACTGCGTTCGACTGCCCGTCGCGATGACTAAGTAGTCATAGGGAAAACTGCCACTATCCGTTTCGACCACCTGATGGGCAAAATCAATACATTTGGCCTCAGCTTTGAGGAATTGAGTTCTCGCCGCTCGTCGCAGAATAGTACGAACGGGGTAAGCAATCAGCTCAGGTTCAATTTGAGCAGCGGCGACTTGATACAACAACGGCACGAACGTGTTGTAGTTATTACGATCTATCAAAAGTATATCAGCGCCGCTTTTTGATAGCGATTGAGCCGCTTGCATACCACCGAAGCCTGCCCCAATGACAACAACTCTCTTTCTTTTTGGTGTAGGTTGCATCTGCTTGACTACTCCAATAACTCTATGCTTTTCAGATTTTCAGACTAACTAGTGTGTACTCTGAATCTAAGATGAAAAAAAGTTCAGATTCGGTTCAATTGAGTCATTTACTTCTGAACAGATAAAAGGGAGCTTTGCAGAGCTCCCGTAACCAGATGTCTATCTACCGCTGACGGCTTTATTACGACTATCC carries:
- a CDS encoding cell wall metabolism sensor histidine kinase WalK; its protein translation is MKRLAAGFMPFRNIRVRLLTWYCLLATCTTISAIWVTRQIYCNRLDEKAEASLMREVERLRRSATPLGTRERLDAEVTDLFDQALADYVPIENEFVFTFVNGQLYRAGQPNLDWLQRQPNLLNRWSSLTVPQRQQVISPDQRLFYVAELIVGENGDRGVFVAVRDSTVAYQSGTEAMRLVLMVSVAVLGGFFVVAWTTAGRIFRPLQLMTQTARRITESDMTQRIPVQGNDEITAVATTFNAMLDRLQLAFNVQQEFLKDISHELRTPITVIQGQLEMLPYRPEKQPETIALVTSELAQMDRLVNDLTLLTKAERPDFLILKPEDLDWLTEELYLKARTLSDERNWQLETKGLYPATIDKQRFSQAVMNLVQNAVRHTQPGDTIALGSLATDGYLQFWVSDTGEGVATADQSRIFKRFARATNNNRQFEGAGLGLSIVSAIVQAHGGRIELTSKLGQGSTFTLIVPLEPLAKVSEIDRHESHPNRRGQSSHRRLPEYRAKGPRVQHSSRPRRSAG
- a CDS encoding DoxX family protein — translated: MFIQKYTPLIARIFIAVIFIQTGIANAIEFADTQQQIADVGIPLSALVALCVVIFEIAGGVSLILGYKVQIGVILLLLFLVPATLVFHNPVADPAEMISFLKNLAIIGGLLMIAAHGPGPVSLERSAAKSKSLQHSEESMR
- a CDS encoding NAD(P)/FAD-dependent oxidoreductase; protein product: MQPTPKRKRVVVIGAGFGGMQAAQSLSKSGADILLIDRNNYNTFVPLLYQVAAAQIEPELIAYPVRTILRRAARTQFLKAEAKCIDFAHQVVETDSGSFPYDYLVIATGSRTQYLGVRGAVENAFALRTLDQAIALRNHILRRLEQASQEPDLLLRKQLLTFVIVGGGPTGVEMAGTLVELKKAMIKDYPTLSLNELRIVLVQSGDNLLGNLPDRLGRYTVRTLSRLGVTVLFEKRVSRVTSQAIEFQDGSRLPTATVVWAAGLEAEMPPVTAKPAVARKQKVRVRPTLQLISYDNVYAIGDLAHVQQQEKALAGVAPEALQQGVMIARNINRQIKGKVPKPFSYFNKGRLAIIGSYSGVGKIGPFLLTGFLPWLMWLSVHLVYLPGFRSRLLVLLSWLHGYGMGDRAIRLILPSSPLVFQDRTLSTNKLLTLAKSTILS